A single region of the Brachypodium distachyon strain Bd21 chromosome 3, Brachypodium_distachyon_v3.0, whole genome shotgun sequence genome encodes:
- the LOC100829815 gene encoding RING-H2 finger protein ATL80 gives MARRLLEAAVEGMPPQDSLNSDLVVILAGLLCALVCVLGLGLVARCACTRRWARAAGASSSPPGANKGVKKEVLRSLPTVTYVSDGRGGKADSSESEAEADECAICLAEFEDGQEMRVLPQCGHGFHAACVDTWLRSHSSCPSCRRVLVAADQMPRGERCRRCGARPGPGVGIGIGAPLKAPCGGGEGPAFLA, from the coding sequence ATGGCAAGAAGGCTCCTTGAGGCCGCCGTCGAAGGCATGCCGCCGCAGGACTCGCTCAACTCGGACCTGGTCGTCATCCTCGCGGGCCTCCTCTGCGCGCTGGTCTGCgtcctgggcctgggcctcgTGGCCCGGTGCGCGTGCACCCGGCGCTGGGCCCGGGCCGCGGGCGCGTCGTCTTCTCCGCCGGGCGCGAACAAGGGCGTCAAGAAGGAAGTTCTGCGCTCCCTCCCGACCGTCACGTACGTCTccgacggccgcggcggcaaggcTGATTCGTCGGAGTCCGAGGCGGAGGCCGACGAGTGCGCCATCTGCCTGGCCGAGTTCGAGGACGGGCAGGAGATGCGCGTGCTGCCGCAGTGCGGCCACGGGTTCCACGCCGCCTGCGTCGACACCTGGCTGCGCTCGCACTCCTCGTGCCCCTCGTGCCGCCGGGTGCTGGTCGCCGCCGACCAGATGCCGCGCGGCGAGCGGTGCCGACGATGCGGCGCGCGCCCGGGCCCCggcgtcggcatcggcatcggcgcgCCCCTGAAGGCGCCGTGTGGCGGGGGCGAGGGCCCGGCGTTCTTGGCGTAG
- the LOC100826135 gene encoding uncharacterized protein At4g15970, with translation MSRPTRQTLAPASATSLRRFPGNSQHRPPHASAPFRKAAAALLLVAAVALPCAVLYRAVVLNSPPPVQVGWGFRPWQEQGTLRAPVMVPEEDGDLDAVAAGDMEREYPKLEQVLQEASMDNKTIILTTLNAAWASPGSVIDLFIDSFRRGIRTNSLLKHLVIIAFDRTAYRRCTEIHPYCFALVTDDVDFSQEKRFLTAGYLELMWKRLDFLRLVLEKGYSFIFSDADVMWFRNPFPYLYPDGDFQSACDHYVGNATDLRNIANGGFNYVKSNNQSIEFYKFWHSSRLRYPGYHDQDVFNFIKHDPYVTEIGLTIKFLSTTYFGGICEPSRNLNKVCTMHANCCIGLQSKLHDLRILMEDWRDYMSMPPGLKILGALSWRVPQNCSLSL, from the exons ATGTCGAGGCCGACGCGTCAAACCCTGGCCCCGGCGTCCGCCACCTCACTCCGCCGCTTCCCTGGAAACTCGCAGCATCGTCCCCCGCACGCCTCGGCGCCGTTCCGGAaagccgcggcggcgctcctcctcgtcgcggCCGTGGCGCTGCCCTGCGCCGTGCTGTACCGAGCCGTCGTGTTGAATTCTCCCCCGCCGGTGCAGGTTGGGTGGGGTTTCCGGCCCTGGCAGGAGCAGGGCACGCTGCGTGCTCCGGTTATGGTCCccgaggaggacggcgaccTCGACGCCGTTGCCGCAGGCGATATG GAAAGAGAATATCCCAAACTTGAGCAAGTTCTACAAGAGGCTTCTATGGACAACAAGACCATTATATTAACAACACTGAATGCTGCATGGGCTTCTCCAGGCTCAGTTATAGATCTTTTCATTGATAGTTTCCGTCGTGGTATTAGAACAAATTCACTACTCAAACACCTTGTGATAATAGCATTCGATCGGACAGCATATAGACGATGTACTGAGATCCATCCCTACTGTTTTGCCCTTGTAACTGATGATGTGGACTTTTCTCAAGAGAAGAGGTTTCTGACTGCTGGATATCTGGAGTTGATGTGGAAAAGGCTGGATTTCTTGCGCCTAGTTCTTGAAAAAGGTTACAGCTTCATTTTCTCG GATGCAGACGTTATGTGGTTCCGCAATCCATTTCCATATCTTTATCCAGATGGAGATTTTCAGAGTGCGTGTGATCATTATGTAGGCAATGCAACTGACTTGAGAAACATAGCTAACGGAGGATTCAACTATGTGAAATCCAACAATCAAAGCATAGAGTTCTACAAGTTTTGGCATTCTTCCCGACTAAGATATCCTGGTTATCATGATCAGGATGTGTTTAATTTTATAAAGCATGATCCTTACGTTACGGAAATTGGATTAACAATTAAGTTTTTAAGTACGACATACTTCGGTGGTATTTGTGAGCCAAGCAGAAATTTAAACAAGGTTTGCACTATGCATGCAAACTGCTGCATTGGATTGCAGAGCAAACTTCATGATTTAAGAATCCTAATGGAAGATTGGAGGGATTATATGTCTATGCCACCAGGCTTAAAAATATTAGGGGCACTTTCATGGAGGGTGCCACAAAATTGCAG TCTTTCATTATAA
- the LOC100826762 gene encoding uncharacterized protein LOC100826762, translating into MDGLPEELCIKIFRLLDHPSLAAAPQVCRKWNALTCDNELWRKLFEDRWGADATAFYAPEPEASKPWKDVFVVQDRCDRYGLGVRIIREGNDYYLIHQGEIQSYLGTSCGAKDAQLQSADAEKRQISDRILFFLGDLEAACANAKRVKA; encoded by the exons ATGGATGGGTTGCCTGAGGAGCTGTGCATCAAGATCTTCCGCCTGCTGGATCACCCGTCCCTCGCCGCTGCTCCACAAG TTTGCAGGAAATGGAACGCGTTGACCTGCGACAACGAGCTCTGGCGGAAGCTGTTTGAGGATAGATGGGGAGCGGATGCTACGGCATTCTACGCGCCAGAGCCAGAGGCTTCCAAGCCATGGAAGGATGTCTTTGTTGTGCAGGACAGATGCGACCGATACGGGCT GGGTGTCAGGATTATCAGAGAAGGAAATGACTACTACCTGATTCACCAAGGTGAGATCCAGAGCTACCTGGGTACGAGCTGCGGTGCCAAAGATGCACAGCTGCAGAGTGCTGATGCCGAGAAGAGGCAGATATCTGATCGAatcctcttcttcctgggGGACCTGGAGGCTGCTTGTGCAAATGCCAAACGTGTCAAGGCATGA
- the LOC100826446 gene encoding UPF0160 protein C694.04c, with protein MLAACTWRLSQRAVKFSPPVRSQIPNPFSMAAAAAGAASPKRLRIYSSAAADGDSSNGTGSGKRVGTHNGSFHCDEALGCFLIRLTSQFAGADVVRTRDSQILDSLDAVLDVGGVYDPSRHRYDHHQKGFNEVFGYGFHTKLSSAGLVYKHFGKEIIAKELELNEDHEDVHRVYLAIYKSFVEALDAIDNGINQYDTDQPPKYVNNTHLSSRVGRFNPDWTDPDQSPEKENAAFQQAMMLAGSEFMESVRFHVKSWLPARSIVMECLLSRGNVDPSGEIMVLDRFCPWKLHLFELEQELKTDPLTKYVLYQDERSKTWRVQAVSVAPDRFESRKALPERWRGLRDDELSKETGIPGCVFIHMSGFIGGNKTYEGALEMARAAVQC; from the exons ATGCTCGCCGCCTGCACCTGGAGGCTGTCGCAGCGAGCCGTCAAGTTCAGTCCTCCCGTGCGATCCCAAATCCCAAACCCtttctccatggccgccgccgccgcaggcgcCGCCTCGCCCAAGCGACTGAGGATCTACTCgtcagccgccgccgacggcgactCCTCGAACGGCACGGGGAGCGGAAAGCGCGTGGGGACACACAATGGCAGCTTCCACTGCGACGAGGCGCTCGGCTGCTTCCTCATCCGCCTCACATCCCAGTTCGCAGGCGCTGACGTCGTCCGCACCCGCGATTCCCAG ATCCTTGATTCGCTGGATGCAGTGCTTGATGTTGGTGGTGTCTATGATCCCAGTCGGCATCGCTATGATCATCACCAGAAGGGCTTCAACGAGGTCTTTGGATATGGCTTTCACACAAAACTTAGCAGTGCTGGCCTTGTTTACAAG CATTTTGGTAAGGAGATAATTGCAAAGGAACTTGAGCTTAATGAGGACCATGAAGATGTTCATCGCGTGTATCTTGCAATATACAAAAGCTTTGTTGAG GCACTTGATGCAATTGATAATGGAATCAATCAATATGACACAGACCAACCACCAAAGTATGTGAACAATACACACTTATCTTCACGTGTTGGGCGGTTTAATCCTGACTGGACTGACCCAGATCAATCACCCGAGAAAGAAAATGCCGCATTTCAACAGGCAATGATGCTTGCCGGAAGTGAATTTATGGAG AGTGTCCGCTTTCATGTCAAGTCATGGTTACCTGCAAGATCTATTGTCATGGAGTGTTTGCTGTCAAGAGGAAATGTTGATCCAAGTGGAGAAATCATGGTTTTAGATAGATTCTGCCCG TGGAAACTTCATCTATTTGAGCTTGAACAGGAGCTGAAGACTGACCCTCTGACTAAGTATGTGCTGTACCAG GATGAGAGGAGCAAAACCTGGCGAGTGCAAGCTGTCTCTGTTGCTCCAGACAGATTCGAGAGCCGAAAGGCTCTCCCAGAAAGGTGGAGGGGCTTGAGAGATGATGAACTGTCAAAGGAAACTGGCATCCCTGGCTGTGTGTTTATTCATATGAGTGGCTTTATTGGGGGGAATAAGACCTATGAAGGAGCATTGGAAATGGCAAGAGCTGCTGTCCAATGCTGA
- the LOC100827070 gene encoding uncharacterized protein LOC100827070 — translation MEFNSSYFHAFGNPDFAAVFSGGSAQALRPSPGDGAGAGAAAKAEKGAARQSPTNSPVASFVPDEDQLGGEAQHFLNECSRCRRSLTGDIFMYRGDTPFCSEECRRRHIETEKTRHRRKKQNSPKALAQALAQRENAPQLRRPQPR, via the exons ATGGAGTTCAACTCGTCCTACTTCCACGCGTTCGGCAACCCCGACTTCGCGGccgtcttctccggcggcagcgcgcaGGCCCTCCGGCCGTCCCCCGGCGACggggccggagccggagcagcCGCGAAGGCGGAGAAGGGAGCGGCGAGGCAGAGCCCCACAAACTCGCCCGTGGCGTCGTTTGTCCCGGACGAGGATCAGCTGGGTGGGGAGGCGCAGCACTTCCTCAACGAGTGCTCCCGCTGTCGCAGGTCGCTCACCGGCGACATCTTCATGTACAG AGGGGACACGCCATTCTGCAGCGAGGAGTGCAGGAGGAGGCATATCGAGACGGAAAAGACGAGGCaccggaggaagaagcaaaactCCCCCAAGGCGCTGGCGCAGGCGCTGGCGCAGAGGGAGAACGCGCCCCAGCTGCGGCGACCGCAGCCACGGTAG